The following proteins are co-located in the Cupriavidus pauculus genome:
- a CDS encoding transglycosylase domain-containing protein codes for MQRLWSAFVKFVLLAVVGGALLVAFAVLMANRQLPSLDALMAFRHSAGYVRLADFPHTLPEAVVAIEDDRFYLHDGVDYVGVMRAGIANLSDELSQGASTITMQVARNFFLSRQKTYTRKLYEILLAYRIERALSKDEILELYLNKIYLGQGAYGFGEAAQTYFGKPVDQLTLAECAMLAGLPKAPSANNPVVNPRRARQRQTYILLRMMELGRITRAQYDAALLEPLRLR; via the coding sequence ATGCAACGTCTCTGGTCCGCCTTCGTCAAGTTCGTGCTGCTCGCCGTGGTGGGTGGCGCTTTGCTGGTTGCGTTTGCCGTGTTGATGGCCAACCGGCAGCTACCCTCGCTGGACGCGCTGATGGCGTTCCGGCACAGCGCCGGCTACGTGCGGCTGGCCGATTTTCCCCACACGCTGCCCGAGGCGGTGGTCGCCATCGAGGACGACCGCTTCTACCTGCACGATGGCGTCGACTACGTGGGCGTGATGCGCGCCGGCATCGCCAACCTGTCCGACGAGCTGTCGCAGGGCGCGTCGACGATCACGATGCAGGTGGCCCGCAACTTCTTCCTGTCGCGCCAGAAGACCTACACGCGCAAGCTCTACGAGATCCTGCTGGCCTACCGGATCGAGCGCGCGCTGAGCAAGGACGAGATCCTGGAGCTCTACCTGAACAAGATCTACCTGGGCCAGGGCGCCTACGGCTTTGGCGAGGCCGCGCAGACCTATTTCGGCAAGCCGGTGGACCAGCTGACGCTGGCCGAATGCGCGATGCTGGCCGGGCTGCCCAAGGCGCCGTCGGCCAACAATCCCGTGGTCAACCCGCGCCGCGCGCGCCAGCGCCAGACCTACATCCTGCTGCGGATGATGGAACTGGGCCGCATCACGCGCGCCCAGTACGACGCCGCGCTACTGGAGCCGCTGCGGCTGCGCTGA
- a CDS encoding MgtC/SapB family protein: MEGVWGEIYSTLRSEFADVPDVKELTRILLRLTLAVLLGGLIGYEREAAGKPAGLRTHMMVAMGSALFVLVPLQAGMPLNDMSRVLQGLMSGIGFLGAGAIIKHNASEEDIRGLTTAASIWTVAAIGVACGMGREMTAVIATVFGLAILQLLYRLKK, from the coding sequence ATGGAAGGAGTCTGGGGAGAAATCTACAGCACGCTGCGTTCGGAATTTGCCGACGTGCCCGACGTCAAGGAACTGACGCGCATCCTGCTGCGCCTGACGCTGGCCGTGCTGCTGGGCGGCCTGATCGGCTACGAGCGCGAGGCGGCCGGCAAGCCCGCGGGGCTGCGCACGCACATGATGGTGGCGATGGGGTCGGCGCTGTTCGTGCTGGTGCCGCTGCAGGCCGGCATGCCGCTGAACGACATGAGCCGCGTGCTGCAGGGCCTGATGTCCGGCATCGGCTTCCTGGGCGCCGGGGCCATCATCAAGCACAACGCCAGCGAGGAAGACATCCGCGGCCTGACCACGGCGGCCAGCATCTGGACCGTGGCCGCCATCGGCGTGGCCTGCGGCATGGGCCGCGAGATGACGGCCGTGATCGCCACCGTGTTCGGGCTGGCGATCCTGCAACTGCTCTACCGGCTCAAGAAGTAG
- a CDS encoding formate dehydrogenase subunit delta, protein MHIENLVKMANQIGSFFEAMPDREEALADIAGHVKKFWEPRMKRAFLAHVDAGGEGVDPIVLEAVAHHRDRFEVTLAATAA, encoded by the coding sequence ATGCATATCGAGAACCTGGTCAAGATGGCCAACCAGATCGGCAGCTTCTTCGAGGCGATGCCGGACCGCGAGGAAGCGCTGGCGGATATCGCCGGGCACGTGAAGAAGTTCTGGGAGCCGCGCATGAAACGGGCGTTCCTGGCGCACGTGGACGCCGGCGGCGAGGGCGTGGACCCGATCGTGCTGGAAGCGGTGGCGCACCACCGCGACCGCTTCGAGGTCACGCTGGCCGCCACCGCCGCCTGA
- the fdhD gene encoding formate dehydrogenase accessory sulfurtransferase FdhD produces the protein MKRDVPSPDSAAGTDAVPAQRTFAVRRWRHGVMTPEVDHLAEEVPVALEYNGISHAVMLATPADLEDFAIGFSLSEGIVGKAADIYGIDVEAGEQGITVKVEIATGAFVELKGRRRALAGRTGCGLCGTESLDEVMRMPQPVRSAATFDPRVFEHAFAALHKRQALLRDTGATHAAAWMRADGELALVREDVGRHNALDKLAGALARGGQEDIARGAVIVTSRASYEMVQKTAAIGAGVLAAVSGPTSMAVRLAETAGLTLAGFVRGGTMVVYAHPQRIQSE, from the coding sequence ATGAAACGCGACGTGCCATCCCCCGACAGCGCCGCCGGCACCGACGCGGTGCCGGCGCAGCGCACGTTCGCGGTGCGGCGCTGGCGCCACGGCGTGATGACGCCGGAGGTGGACCACCTGGCCGAGGAAGTGCCCGTGGCGCTGGAGTACAACGGCATCTCGCACGCGGTGATGCTGGCCACCCCGGCCGACCTGGAGGACTTTGCCATCGGCTTCAGCCTGAGCGAGGGCATCGTCGGCAAGGCCGCTGACATCTACGGCATCGACGTGGAAGCGGGGGAGCAGGGCATCACGGTCAAGGTGGAGATTGCCACCGGGGCCTTTGTCGAGCTGAAGGGGCGCCGCCGCGCGCTGGCCGGGCGCACCGGCTGCGGGCTCTGCGGCACCGAATCGCTCGACGAGGTGATGCGGATGCCGCAGCCCGTGCGCAGCGCGGCCACGTTCGATCCGCGCGTGTTCGAGCATGCGTTTGCCGCGCTGCACAAGCGCCAGGCGCTGCTGCGCGATACCGGCGCCACGCACGCCGCGGCCTGGATGCGCGCCGATGGCGAGCTGGCGCTGGTGCGCGAGGACGTGGGCCGCCACAACGCGCTGGACAAGCTGGCCGGGGCGCTGGCTCGCGGCGGGCAGGAAGACATCGCCCGGGGCGCGGTCATCGTCACCAGCCGGGCCAGCTACGAGATGGTGCAGAAGACCGCCGCCATCGGGGCCGGCGTGCTGGCGGCGGTGTCGGGCCCCACGTCCATGGCGGTGCGGCTGGCCGAGACGGCCGGGCTGACGCTGGCCGGCTTTGTGCGCGGCGGCACCATGGTGGTCTACGCCCACCCCCAACGAATCCAATCCGAGTAA